The following are encoded together in the Girardinichthys multiradiatus isolate DD_20200921_A chromosome X, DD_fGirMul_XY1, whole genome shotgun sequence genome:
- the LOC124863552 gene encoding coiled-coil domain-containing protein 97-like, whose amino-acid sequence MWGEIDPPVKVQLRLCKGERRKVLPEEPATPLQRCDPYRPKHRTDSRRDPQQDPSTEPSCVGAMIESIAMSGSPVKSQQIGEAELTYGERREELLDQYRSRSLVFLERYHAHLKPEHLPAFAHVSSDPRAQHYSQLVETRAAGCTNRTRVRNQRYAALRALQKEGEYFSEEQMRMREPLLYEQYIGQFLTDEEVLERSQEAMLDGAQEGQAGGGGSCGLANLLLNSYQERLIQNRLQEEQDREDGAQEEDDDDEDDGVQQRGWEPTAEEKALLREEFISQMHQRFLDGKDKDFNYSEVDDNPDYDNLDIVSRDAEDKYFDEDDDEDEEEIEKDDDEENMAQ is encoded by the exons ATGTGGGGCGAGATCGATCCTCCCGTTAAAGTCCAGCTCAGACTGTGTAAGGGTGAAAGGAGGAAGGTATTACCAGAGGAACCTGCGACTCCTTTACAGAGATGCGACCCCTACAGACCCAAACACAGAACAGATAGCCGGCGGGACCCTCAGCAAGACCCCTCA ACAGAGCCCAGCTGTGTGGGAGCCATGATAGAGTCTATAGCCATGAGTGGGAGCCCCGTGAAGAGCCAGCAGATCGGAGAGGCTGAACTGACCTACGGGGAGCGGAGGGAGGAGCTGCTGGATCAGTACCGCAGCAGATCGCTGGTCTTCCTGGAGAGGTACCAT GCCCATCTGAAACCTGAGCACCTCCCTGCATTCGCCCACGTCAGCTCAGACCCAAGGGCCCAGCACTACAGCCAGTTGGTGGAGACACGGGCTGCAGGATGCACCAACAGGACCAGAGTCAGAAACCAGCGTTACGCTGCCCTCAGAGCGCTACAGAAGG AGGGTGAGTATTTTAGTGAGGAACAGATGCGGATGAGGGAGCCACTGCTGTATGAACAATATATTGGCCAGTTCCTGACTGATGAAGAG gtATTGGAGCGCTCCCAGGAGGCCATGCTGGATGGTGCGCAGGAGGGACAAGCGGGAGGAGGAGGCTCATGTGGGCTTGCCAATCTCCTCCTGAACTCCTACCAGGAGCGGCTCATCCAGAaccgtctgcaggaggagcaggacagagaagatggtgcccaagaggaggatgatgatgatgaag ATGATGGAGTCCAGCAGAGGGGGTGGGAGCCTACTGCAGAGGAGAAGGCTCTGCTGAGGGAGGAGTTCATCAGTCAGATGCATCAGCGTTTCCTAGATGGCAAAGACAAGGATTTCAACTACAG TGAAGTGGATGATAACCCTGACTATGACAACCTGGATATCGTCAGCAGAGATGCTGAGGATAAATACTTcgatgaggatgatgatgaagatgaagaggagATAGAAAAAGATGACGACGAAGAGAACATGGCTCAATAG